The window TTTTAACTAACGACACACTTTAGTCCCCGTAACTAAGTCCTCAGTGCGTAACTTCGCAGCCCGACATTCATTCCTCTCAATCAAAGTAATGTTCTCAATCCTTCTCAGACTGTCTAAAAAGTCAGGTTGAAAAGAACTAATTAATTTCCGGTGTTTCGGGTTATCCAGCCTACCTTGTTAATTGTCAGCTTTCAGGCGACCTCATCCTTTGTTGTTTTAAGTTTAAAATAGGAAGATGACACTTTGCTGTCCCCGTGGatgctgctgtttttaatttacCATGTCCTGACAATAGAAACTCTATATTGAAGTCTATTTTGTGGAAATCTGTCCTACAGTGAttgaaacgtggattattgttcATGTGTTGAAATAGATAAGGAGCAAGTTTacctttcttttaaattatacactttttaaatacacaatggACTCTTGGTTCTTGTTTTGGGCAAATTTCTGTCTCGTAAAATAAACCCAGCAGCCTTTTTGAACTTACAAAAAAAAGTATCCCTGCAATATTGTTGGAGTTTGAATCCTGCGACTAATGGGTTAATTAACAAATCGCTTAAACGTATGCTTATTACTCTTAGTATTCATACTAAACCATAGTCTTTCATACTGAatgtatctttttcttttcagttttttttatagcCAAAGTAGGTCCCCATCACCAGCAGCCATGGGGAATATGTTTGCAGGCCTCTTTAGTTTCTTTGGGAAGAAGGAGATGCGGATCCTTATGGTCGGTTTGGATGCTGCTGGAAAGACCACTATTTTGTACAAGCTGAAACTTGGAGAGATCGTGACTACCATTCCTACGATAGGTAACTCAAATGATGTAAAATAATGACGTCTTCATCCGTTTTGGGATATTACTTTTAATGAGGACGTCCAGTTTATTCCTAATGCTATTGTTTGTTTCCTATTGTTAGGTTTTAATGTGGAGACTGTAGAATACAGGAACATCAGTTTTACAGTATGGGACGTTGGTGGTCAAGACAAAATTCGACCACTGTGGCGTCATTACTTCCAGAATACACAAGGTACGTATATTCCAGTCAAAATGGTTGTTGGATTTCAATCAGTCACTGTCGTATTTAAcagatgcaagacttgtcacaCACTTAATCATTTGCTCCCGTTCGCTCTCGTTCTAGGTCTCATTTTTGTTGTGGACAGCAATGACAGGGAGCGAGTCCAGGAGGCCCGTGAGGAGCTCTCAAGGATGTTGGGGGAGGACGAGCTCCGTGACGCCGTGCTATTAGTGTTTGCCAATAAACAAGTAAGTCCTATTTGTGACGTTACTTTATATAAGCAAGTGTGTATCATTACCatctttttgagtttttttctggTCTCCTTTAGTTTGCTTTAATGTTTGGTTTTCTcacttattttgttttcagGACCTTCCCAATGCCATGAATGCAGCAGAACTCACAGACAAGTTGGGTCTTCACAGCCTACGTGGCAAGCACTGGTACATCCAGGCCACCTGTGCCACCACTGGGGATGGTCTGTACGAAGGACTGGATTGGTTGTCTAGTCAGCTCAAAAAACAATAATCATCGGCTTTCCACCCAATCTTAGAACATGTGCTCTACTCTTAAAGTTCCCCAAAACCGAGTTACCCTCTCCAAAAAGAAGCCCTGGAAGTTTCCCTTACCTCAGCAGTTATTGTTATAAACCTACAGACCAGTGGTGGGGATGATCTATTCTTGTAAAGCAGTcaggttttattattattttatgtaaatatcTTTGGTAATGGGGCAGCTTGTTGCACTCTATAGAATCATGTggtgtttatttctcttttggGCTGATGGGCATCCACGTGTCTATATAGAATAAGAAAAGGGATGTGAGGAATAAGACTTTACCAGCACGATGACCTCGATGCATCCGATGACTTATTATCTGCTCACATGTACTGTAGCGGGTGATGggcttttaattaaaataaaaacaaaactgactTAAACACGTATGCACTACTTGCAGCAACTGTGGTTACTTTAACAAGTGACTACATAGtaccagcccccccacccctaaaaaaaaaaaaaaattgccatTTAGTATACGCAGGCATTGCCACGTTGTACTTGCATCCCCTTTTCCAAGTTTAAATCGTTGGTCCGTGAACACTTACCAGCCTTTGTTATGCAGTAAGTCGAACTGAGAGATGCTGCCACAATCTCACATCAACCTGCTTCATGGTTCTTTGAAAGGCAGTATGTTGAGACCGCATtgggtttttgtatttttgagtCTCAGGTTTATCATGTGCTGCCTTTTGAAACGTACTTGTTAGCAAAACTGCATGGTGTGGTCTGTTGGTGTTTGGGGTCGTGTTTAGTCACTGGGTGTTtacgtcgtcatcatcatcattatttcagCAGCCCGATACTGTAGCGCGATTCGGTATTTGTAACTAAAGAAATTGGACACTACAATGGCCCTTCTGTCTTTGCTAAAAGCCCTCGCGAAtcatgcctttttttattttttaaatttggttATCAAAATCTGAGTGGCGTTTTGTTGGCAATACAAACCGTTTCAGCTACATGTTAAACGCGGTGCCAGTATTTCTTCCTCTGCAGCATGTTGTGCTTTGGGTAAAGGAGAAGCCAAACACACGCCTTCCTATCAAAGAcagtttcctttttatttccgAGCTTCTCCAAAAGGTGTGGGTTTTGCTTTACTTATCTGAACGTGTCTTGAGGGGACATCAATTGGTTTTGTGATTTATAACTGCCTAAAATTGTGAGAACTATGTTAATCttaagtttgtgtgtttttatatgtaaagcttttgttttgtgaGGAAAAAGCACTGTAATTAAAGTGACTGGATAATTTTGTTATTCTGCAActgattttcattttcacactCTATGCAATAAAACTGCTGAATGTTACAGTGTGTAGTGGAACTTCTATCAGTACTTggtagtatttttttaattatacatCGGCAATTTGCTTAAGTGCAACTAAAATAGGCAAATTTACTACCTTTTTATATAAACTGTAGTGCTGAATGATGAGTGAATCAACATattaaagtcattttatttgttatagGTCAAGCAGAAATCTTATCCTGAGTCTAAGACATTTTGATTCGTCATAGTAGGAAAAGCACATGGGATACGAACAGCACCGATGGCGCCGTTAACTGCGGCCGTGACCATAACGAGCCATTGTTTGTTTAATAGAATCCTCCTTGTATTCCTGTCAGAGGTCACAATGTCGTCCATGAAAGGGGCCGGATGCGAGTACGCTGCTTTTTCTCACATTTCATTGGagtgattaataaaacaaacagccTTTGTGGCGTCCCTGACAGGATAGTAACGCACTTGGGGGGAAACAACCCCAAAACGTGGTTTCATTGCAGCCTGTGGGGGCCGTCACCCTTTGACCCAGAGAGAAATGTGATGTAAACCGCCCAGTGTTTGGGTTGAAGCAGTAATGTGGAGAGCACACCCAGTTCACATTGTGTTATAGCGGCAATCCAGGACAACATTCTTGCAGGTTGATTAGGCTGCTATGGATAATGCAGCCAAGCCTATAAAACATGGCAGGGAAGtatagcgggggggggggtttggggtcCCTCATAGGGCTGCTTTGTGTGGgctcctctcctgctgctctgtcAGCTTGGTTTGTGTGTGGCAGTCTAACGGTACTCGGCCGTATAAAAGGACCAGCctgtttttttgcactcttaTGAATgccttgctcttttttttttttgtgcccccccccccccaggtgccAGCCAGCAGAATACCCTCTTTCAGACCAATTCAAGGCAAACGCAAACACTACACTCTATTATGACCAATGAAGAGCATTCCAATGGTGTCGCACCAGTCAGGGAGCAGAACCTATAACGGTGAGGGATTAAGGAGCACTGGCGCTGCTGAGAATAAGACAAGTGAAGCTGCTGAGCAGTGCACGAGGGAGATGGACAGGTACAAGGCCCCAAGGGGGGCGacatgttaaaagaaaaaactatttgGAACTATTTCCAAGCATAGGTGCTATTTGGTAGCTGCAATGTCATATACTCTTTGTAATCCTGATTTAAATGATTATAAACATTGCTGTGCTCATTACAACTTACCACAACCTTCAAAAGGTCTTTGCTGAAAAGCTGCCAAAAGTGTGATAGCTTTTGAAATAGAAATGTTTATTATGAAAGGACAACTCTCTTGCATCCGTCTTTTGAGATCTTTTACTTAAGCAGTGGTAATCGCGGAGGATCAGGAGAGTAATTTCCACTATACGAGAAAAGAGGAATGTATATTTATTCCCAGATAATCATAAAAGGTCAGTTTGACTTGCAAAAATATTTTACCGTGCATTgcaatttacaaaaaaactaaTTCAAAGCCTGTGACTATTGATAGAAACATTTAGAGGTTCAAATcacataaaatatgttttaagaaaaaaaacttaatGTCAAACAACATAACAGAGGCCACCAGTGTCCCGTGACTAATTCACCAACTTAATGAATGGAGAAAACATGAAGGCCAAAGTTTGCGAGTCAGACACGTCGACCTTTCTCCACCTGCGGTCTGTTGGGCAGTTTGGGGCGCTCGGGGGTCTCGGgggggttttttttggaggggggggtcggtcAGGCCGCCACAGAGCTTTCCGTCCGTGTTACGAGTCTTGGAATTGAGGGGGTGGGAAGGACATCAGTGGTCCGAGTCTGTGTCGTGGCGCCGCCTGTGGCTTTGTGTGCCACCAGCAGGGGCCGTCTTGTGGCTGACAGGGTTACGGGGGACAGGAGACCCCCCATCAGAGGAGTCTGTGTCATGCCGCTGCCGTCGatggtgggggtgggagggctGTCGCTCGGCCTTTGCTCCCCCCCTTGAATGGCTGTCATGGGGTCTGGCTCCACTCTGACTGTGGTATGATGGATTATGATGATGGTGGTCCTTTCTCTGCCTATAGagcaaaaggaaacaaacaatcaGTGACCGGGTGAGATGTTATGAGGCCGCGGATAAAGAGGCTGCCCGATGAGCTTTTCAGTGACTTCCACAGAAAACACTTGATGACAGCTGCAAGGTGATTTTCTTCTTATGAAATGAACAAATGACTACATTTACAAACATAGAAACATGGTTAATTCTGTACACTACCATCACATGCTGATGTTATATTGTGGCTCCTCTCTCACcaccacattcattcattcatgaacccaaattttaaaaagtaatccTTTGGCCAATTTGTGTAGGACAGTGCGTCGGCGCCCTCTAGTGCTTGTGTATGAAATCTTGACTTATGTATAAATGCGCAAAACAATTTACCCAATAAAAGAATTAAATGTGGtcaaaaaatgttcttttaagtACATGAAGTGAGTTGACTTTGTAGTGTTTCTGGTATTTTCACCACGCTCAGGGAAACTAATCCCACAAGTGTCTGTGTGGAGTAATAAACCAACCTTTTTCTGTTATCAGAGTCCGAAGAGGACGAGTCTCTTCTTTgccgtttcttctttttttccttcttctttttctctttcttgctttttttctctttctttttctttttgctctcgTGCCTACAGAGTACAAAAAACAAGGGTTGTAGAGATTTATATTATTGACataaacaagtgacaaagtgtcTACAGGCTGACATTTTGCCCAGTAGAACGATGCATAACAACCCGGCGGTTCATTCCGTTATCATAGGCAGTATCTAACATATTGTGAACACTCACAGCGGCTCCACATCCCCCTTCTCTTCAGTCGGAGAAGTCTTTGATATCGACGTTTCCAGACAACCTTCGGTTTTGTGGTGCTGTAAAGATGTGGATTTGATCAAAGAAACTTAAATTCTGATCACTACCGacacaaaatattcaaaaaggcagtttcttttcctccaaaTTGCTGTGCGGTTACATTATAGACATCTGCATGTCTTATCTTAAGATGTTTGGTGATATTTTGGCATTGAGGAGAAGAACTTACTGTAAAAACAGGCAAGCCTAATTTAGctgtctccttttccttttgggAGAGCACCATTTTCCTTGATCCTGCACTGTGGATGAAAACAATAATTATGCACTTTACAATCACAGATCATTCAAGGAACGACGCTCTGTTATCACTTGAATGTTAACAGGAGCATTCAAATGAGTTCAAACTGGACAAATATAGAACATAGTAAAGGACCGGGACACATATCCACATTTGTCCTCCCAATATGTGGTTTGCTCTAAAACAAACACTTGTGTTTATAACATAGACATATGTTATAAACATAACAAAGCATGACTCTTTAATTAGACTCAACCACAAGAAAGTGGAtattcaacaacaataatagGATTTACAattttcttaaaaaaagaaaatgacctgGAGCTTCCCAAGCCTGAGACACGGTCCACATCTCTCTCTTCACCGTCAACCTCTTCCCTCCGGTAAACATCTGCGAGGTCCTAGTTCCCAAGTTGGGAAAATTAAGTgtgctttattattttttggtagGTTCAGGCCAAATAAAGTTGTTCACAAGTAGCAGAAAAAGTGGCCTACCTCTTTGGTCAGGCCAGTCGGTTGCCTCTTTATATTCCTGTGTCCTCTagatggaaaatggaaaaaacataAGGTTTGTTGATCCGCTCTAAACTGTGTcatccatttatttttagagGAAGGTGTACATACAGGGCAGCCATCAGTGCCTCGTGCTCTGCGGCTTTGACAGCAGCCATTTCCTCCTCTTTGGTCAAAGGTGCACCACTTTTCTTATCTCTGGAGTACCATGACAGATCCTTGCCTTTTTGCCATCGCCCTACTGGTGCCATCAGAGAATTCcctgggaaagaaagaaagaatgtttGAGAAACATATGTTATTTTCAGCTGTAATGGAAAACTTTCCAAGCAGacaacttttttaaatatttaatatatctATATCAATCAATTGTAAAAAGTCTGCAGTCATGCTTTTTCTTTGTAGGTTGACTGATCGTTGCAGCTTCATGATCcgaatcagctttattggccaCATGGAGTAATTGGTGCAACAGGTAAATAAGTAACTTAAATAAGTCAACAGGCCACTGAGGCAAAAACGAGGGTCGCGACCTCGCCAGAGTCACCTGATGATGTCAccatgcttaaaaaaaaataatatgacTGCGATTGATGAGGAGGTATCGTCTATGATAGCAAAACGCCTCTTTAATGtgccaaaatgaaaaacatgttcTTTAACAAAACGTGTTTCGTGTCACAGCTGTGGTGTCATTACGTAGTTTTCGTTTGGTGTGCTGACATGCGGCCAGCAGTTCAGATAGCAGAGggactacgtgtgtgtgtactcacttTGTCAAGGGGAGCAATGAAAACGAGGACCAGCTGTTTGTAGAGTGGAAAACGAGGCTAATACCGAACAGCCAGACCCCGTGTAATGAGGGACTTCACAGCGAAAGGTATGGAAAAGCAGCATGTGGAGTAGCGAAGCCATATGGCGTGTAGTTAAACTGCTTCTTAAAAAGACCGTTGCACGTTAGCTAAATGCTATTAGCAAGTCTATCTGGTCGGCGCTGATAGCGAATTTGGCTTCGTTTCTAAATTTAAACTTACCGAGATAATTCTCTCTGTGTTTATCGACTTTCACGTCGTCCCAGTTGAACTGGTCCTGGCCTCCTCGGACCCCTCCAGATCTTGAAGAACCGAACATTTTTTAGCAGGTTACTTTGGAGTCTGTAGAGAAGAAGCGGTGCGCCGTTAGCTTAGCCAGCTGACATTAGCCACATTAGCACACGAGTGAGCGCGATCGGCCCTCGGCGTCCACTCATCCGGGTAGTTTTGTCGTAagttttcttccttttgttgTTCGGAACAACGGGTTCTACCTGTCAGTGTTCGCTTAAACCATTGAAACTAAAATCTATTAATTCAGACTGTAATCTCCCAGAATATTGGCACAAATTGGGGGAATAGTTTGTTGAAGGAGAGTTCAGATGCTAAGTCGGACTattgtaacgttagctaacgttgaaAGTGCGACCTTAAATCACAGCTAGTCATAAAAGTGCGTATTCTCTTACCATTAACGTGGGGACTGCTGTTACCAGTTAGTTGTACGCATACATTTAACAGGCTGGCAG is drawn from Gasterosteus aculeatus chromosome 3, fGasAcu3.hap1.1, whole genome shotgun sequence and contains these coding sequences:
- the arf1 gene encoding ADP-ribosylation factor 1 isoform X1, with product MKPKRRSDEGGEPFGWILPLCLPAERGKVDLAPPPRIFTVPLADYMEATSPSLGRSSGGTETLTCRIDAIFLRKETPLTRKETSTVFFYSQSRSPSPAAMGNMFAGLFSFFGKKEMRILMVGLDAAGKTTILYKLKLGEIVTTIPTIGFNVETVEYRNISFTVWDVGGQDKIRPLWRHYFQNTQGLIFVVDSNDRERVQEAREELSRMLGEDELRDAVLLVFANKQDLPNAMNAAELTDKLGLHSLRGKHWYIQATCATTGDGLYEGLDWLSSQLKKQ
- the c3h1orf35 gene encoding multiple myeloma tumor-associated protein 2, with translation MFGSSRSGGVRGGQDQFNWDDVKVDKHRENYLGNSLMAPVGRWQKGKDLSWYSRDKKSGAPLTKEEEMAAVKAAEHEALMAALGHRNIKRQPTGLTKEDLADVYRREEVDGEERDVDRVSGLGSSSAGSRKMVLSQKEKETAKLGLPVFTHHKTEGCLETSISKTSPTEEKGDVEPLHESKKKKKEKKSKKEKKKKEKKKKRQRRDSSSSDSDNRKRQRKDHHHHNPSYHSQSGARPHDSHSRGGAKAERQPSHPHHRRQRHDTDSSDGGSPVPRNPVSHKTAPAGGTQSHRRRHDTDSDH
- the arf1 gene encoding ADP-ribosylation factor 1 isoform X2, translated to MGNMFAGLFSFFGKKEMRILMVGLDAAGKTTILYKLKLGEIVTTIPTIGFNVETVEYRNISFTVWDVGGQDKIRPLWRHYFQNTQGLIFVVDSNDRERVQEAREELSRMLGEDELRDAVLLVFANKQDLPNAMNAAELTDKLGLHSLRGKHWYIQATCATTGDGLYEGLDWLSSQLKKQ